A DNA window from Anastrepha ludens isolate Willacy chromosome 6, idAnaLude1.1, whole genome shotgun sequence contains the following coding sequences:
- the LOC128866234 gene encoding putative uncharacterized protein DDB_G0286901 isoform X1 has product MVNTNKKATLATTTSTTTTKATTTNKSKQQRQTVGVAVAVGTTTWGSIGSVQQKQKQEPVQQQKEHSKRQQQQQRQEEQQQPDIDAKKNTKPKNQEKIDNNNKNDDRIVVESKQSNVKNHSNTHKQNNITDDGNSTQNSNKNSEPANNTLTTKTIATQTIKTPVISATDTKSKSMRKSDSIDSKENACIPKKQNDSCNQTKPISQEQQLPRKVTTDTINQSNNSNNNTRFNKNAKKHQQQAAGQAVGRNSQNNKNNNGNKSQNSKVFTNSNNKIRWKRVDNCSSIIFSTNHHYNNYNHSRNNNNNKSNKYRISNSNTSSIITDDDDDYRDDIADMTDTDSVYSHEWQKKSARYQQQQQSNKKTPSGSDLLTAALMVPCQKCNKTLTPSGGVTFANARQYRKSKSYMGGGANGADGTGSARNSIASVDSLQNLNNSNGGHRYQRSVSDRRTSFDRVFAERNKDFVPIVQPTRPVLASSNIECVLTDTERMTLIERLGKGRLTYPIMQGSSSVKAVIIRGFAILFIGGDF; this is encoded by the exons ATGGTGAATACCAACAAGAAAGCAACGTTGGCGACAACAACCTCAACGACGactacaaaagcaacaacaacgaatAAATCAAAACAACAACGGCAAACGGTTGGTGTTGCTGTAGCGGTCGGTACAACAACATGGGGTTCAATAGGTAGCGTCCAGCAGAAACAAAAGCAGGAACCAGTACagcaacaaaaagagcattcaaaaagacaacaacaacaacaacgacaggaagaacaacaacaaccagataTTGACGCTAAAAAGAATACCAAGCCTAAGAATCAGGAAAAgatcgacaacaacaacaaaaacgacgATCGAATCGTCGTTGAAAGTAAGCAGTCCAATGTTAAAAATCACAGCAATACCCATAAACAGAATAATATTACCGATGATGGCAACAGCAcgcaaaatagcaacaaaaacagtGAGCCGGCTAATAATACACTAACAACCAAAACAATTGCTACACAAACGATAAAAACACCGGTAATTTCCGCTACAGATACGAAATCGAAATCGATGCGAAAGAGCGACAGTATCGATAGTAAGGAAAATGCATGCatcccaaaaaaacaaaatgacagCTGCAATCAGACGAAACCAATATCGCAAGAGCAGCAATTGCCGCGTAAAGTGACAACGGACACAATAAAccaaagcaacaacagcaataataataCTCGCTTTAACAAGAATGCTAAGAAACATCAGCAACAAGCCGCCGGGCAAGCTGTTGGTCGAAATAGccagaacaacaaaaacaataacggtAACAAGAGCCAAAATAGCAAAGTTTTCacgaacagcaacaacaaaatccgtTGGAAGCGAGTTGACAACTGTAGCAGCATAATATTTAGCACTAATCATCATTACAATAATTATAACCACAGCaggaacaacaataataacaaaagcaacaaatatcGTATATCAAATTCTAACACATCCAGCATCATCACCGACGACGACGATGACTATCGTGATGATATTGCTGATATGACCGATACCGATTCGGTATACTCTCATGAGTGGCAGAAGAAAAGCGCACgttatcaacaacaacaacaatcaaataaaaaaacaccaagTGGTAGTGATTTATTGACCGCCGCACTGATGGTGCCTTGTCAAAAGTGCAACAAAACGCTAACGCCAAGTGGGGGGGTTACGTTCGCGAATGCGCGCCAATACCGCAAATCCAAGTCGTATATGGGTGGCGGGGCGAATGGAGCTGATGGCACTGGTAGTGCACGTAATTCTATTGCTTCGGTAGATAGTTTGCAAAATCTAAATAATAGCAACGGTGGCCATCGCTATCAGCGTTCGGTTAGCGATCGTCGCACTTCGTTTGATCGTGTATTTGCCGAACGTAATAAGGATTTTGTACCAATTGTGCAGCCAACGCGCCCTGTGCTCGCATCGTCGAACATCGAATGTGTATTAACCGATACAGAAAGGATGACTCTCATCGAGCGCTTGGGGAAGGGACGCTTGACATATCCAATAATGCAG gggtcgtcatcagtaaaggcagttatcatccgaggctttgcaattcttttcattgggggggatttttaa
- the LOC128866234 gene encoding putative uncharacterized protein DDB_G0286901 isoform X2, with protein sequence MVNTNKKATLATTTSTTTTKATTTNKSKQQRQTVGVAVAVGTTTWGSIGSVQQKQKQEPVQQQKEHSKRQQQQQRQEEQQQPDIDAKKNTKPKNQEKIDNNNKNDDRIVVESKQSNVKNHSNTHKQNNITDDGNSTQNSNKNSEPANNTLTTKTIATQTIKTPVISATDTKSKSMRKSDSIDSKENACIPKKQNDSCNQTKPISQEQQLPRKVTTDTINQSNNSNNNTRFNKNAKKHQQQAAGQAVGRNSQNNKNNNGNKSQNSKVFTNSNNKIRWKRVDNCSSIIFSTNHHYNNYNHSRNNNNNKSNKYRISNSNTSSIITDDDDDYRDDIADMTDTDSVYSHEWQKKSARYQQQQQSNKKTPSGSDLLTAALMVPCQKCNKTLTPSGGVTFANARQYRKSKSYMGGGANGADGTGSARNSIASVDSLQNLNNSNGGHRYQRSVSDRRTSFDRVFAERNKDFVPIVQPTRPVLASSNIECVLTDTERMTLIERLGKGRLTYPIMQVCTKDFEFEAL encoded by the coding sequence ATGGTGAATACCAACAAGAAAGCAACGTTGGCGACAACAACCTCAACGACGactacaaaagcaacaacaacgaatAAATCAAAACAACAACGGCAAACGGTTGGTGTTGCTGTAGCGGTCGGTACAACAACATGGGGTTCAATAGGTAGCGTCCAGCAGAAACAAAAGCAGGAACCAGTACagcaacaaaaagagcattcaaaaagacaacaacaacaacaacgacaggaagaacaacaacaaccagataTTGACGCTAAAAAGAATACCAAGCCTAAGAATCAGGAAAAgatcgacaacaacaacaaaaacgacgATCGAATCGTCGTTGAAAGTAAGCAGTCCAATGTTAAAAATCACAGCAATACCCATAAACAGAATAATATTACCGATGATGGCAACAGCAcgcaaaatagcaacaaaaacagtGAGCCGGCTAATAATACACTAACAACCAAAACAATTGCTACACAAACGATAAAAACACCGGTAATTTCCGCTACAGATACGAAATCGAAATCGATGCGAAAGAGCGACAGTATCGATAGTAAGGAAAATGCATGCatcccaaaaaaacaaaatgacagCTGCAATCAGACGAAACCAATATCGCAAGAGCAGCAATTGCCGCGTAAAGTGACAACGGACACAATAAAccaaagcaacaacagcaataataataCTCGCTTTAACAAGAATGCTAAGAAACATCAGCAACAAGCCGCCGGGCAAGCTGTTGGTCGAAATAGccagaacaacaaaaacaataacggtAACAAGAGCCAAAATAGCAAAGTTTTCacgaacagcaacaacaaaatccgtTGGAAGCGAGTTGACAACTGTAGCAGCATAATATTTAGCACTAATCATCATTACAATAATTATAACCACAGCaggaacaacaataataacaaaagcaacaaatatcGTATATCAAATTCTAACACATCCAGCATCATCACCGACGACGACGATGACTATCGTGATGATATTGCTGATATGACCGATACCGATTCGGTATACTCTCATGAGTGGCAGAAGAAAAGCGCACgttatcaacaacaacaacaatcaaataaaaaaacaccaagTGGTAGTGATTTATTGACCGCCGCACTGATGGTGCCTTGTCAAAAGTGCAACAAAACGCTAACGCCAAGTGGGGGGGTTACGTTCGCGAATGCGCGCCAATACCGCAAATCCAAGTCGTATATGGGTGGCGGGGCGAATGGAGCTGATGGCACTGGTAGTGCACGTAATTCTATTGCTTCGGTAGATAGTTTGCAAAATCTAAATAATAGCAACGGTGGCCATCGCTATCAGCGTTCGGTTAGCGATCGTCGCACTTCGTTTGATCGTGTATTTGCCGAACGTAATAAGGATTTTGTACCAATTGTGCAGCCAACGCGCCCTGTGCTCGCATCGTCGAACATCGAATGTGTATTAACCGATACAGAAAGGATGACTCTCATCGAGCGCTTGGGGAAGGGACGCTTGACATATCCAATAATGCAG
- the LOC128866234 gene encoding putative uncharacterized protein DDB_G0286901 isoform X3: MVNTNKKATLATTTSTTTTKATTTNKSKQQRQTVGVAVAVGTTTWGSIGSVQQKQKQEPVQQQKEHSKRQQQQQRQEEQQQPDIDAKKNTKPKNQEKIDNNNKNDDRIVVESKQSNVKNHSNTHKQNNITDDGNSTQNSNKNSEPANNTLTTKTIATQTIKTPVISATDTKSKSMRKSDSIDSKENACIPKKQNDSCNQTKPISQEQQLPRKVTTDTINQSNNSNNNTRFNKNAKKHQQQAAGQAVGRNSQNNKNNNGNKSQNSKVFTNSNNKIRWKRVDNCSSIIFSTNHHYNNYNHSRNNNNNKSNKYRISNSNTSSIITDDDDDYRDDIADMTDTDSVYSHEWQKKSARYQQQQQSNKKTPSGSDLLTAALMVPCQKCNKTLTPSGGVTFANARQYRKSKSYMGGGANGADGTGSARNSIASVDSLQNLNNSNGGHRYQRSVSDRRTSFDRVFAERNKDFVPIVQPTRPVLASSNIECVLTDTERMTLIERLGKGRLTYPIMQQFRVQYWL; this comes from the coding sequence ATGGTGAATACCAACAAGAAAGCAACGTTGGCGACAACAACCTCAACGACGactacaaaagcaacaacaacgaatAAATCAAAACAACAACGGCAAACGGTTGGTGTTGCTGTAGCGGTCGGTACAACAACATGGGGTTCAATAGGTAGCGTCCAGCAGAAACAAAAGCAGGAACCAGTACagcaacaaaaagagcattcaaaaagacaacaacaacaacaacgacaggaagaacaacaacaaccagataTTGACGCTAAAAAGAATACCAAGCCTAAGAATCAGGAAAAgatcgacaacaacaacaaaaacgacgATCGAATCGTCGTTGAAAGTAAGCAGTCCAATGTTAAAAATCACAGCAATACCCATAAACAGAATAATATTACCGATGATGGCAACAGCAcgcaaaatagcaacaaaaacagtGAGCCGGCTAATAATACACTAACAACCAAAACAATTGCTACACAAACGATAAAAACACCGGTAATTTCCGCTACAGATACGAAATCGAAATCGATGCGAAAGAGCGACAGTATCGATAGTAAGGAAAATGCATGCatcccaaaaaaacaaaatgacagCTGCAATCAGACGAAACCAATATCGCAAGAGCAGCAATTGCCGCGTAAAGTGACAACGGACACAATAAAccaaagcaacaacagcaataataataCTCGCTTTAACAAGAATGCTAAGAAACATCAGCAACAAGCCGCCGGGCAAGCTGTTGGTCGAAATAGccagaacaacaaaaacaataacggtAACAAGAGCCAAAATAGCAAAGTTTTCacgaacagcaacaacaaaatccgtTGGAAGCGAGTTGACAACTGTAGCAGCATAATATTTAGCACTAATCATCATTACAATAATTATAACCACAGCaggaacaacaataataacaaaagcaacaaatatcGTATATCAAATTCTAACACATCCAGCATCATCACCGACGACGACGATGACTATCGTGATGATATTGCTGATATGACCGATACCGATTCGGTATACTCTCATGAGTGGCAGAAGAAAAGCGCACgttatcaacaacaacaacaatcaaataaaaaaacaccaagTGGTAGTGATTTATTGACCGCCGCACTGATGGTGCCTTGTCAAAAGTGCAACAAAACGCTAACGCCAAGTGGGGGGGTTACGTTCGCGAATGCGCGCCAATACCGCAAATCCAAGTCGTATATGGGTGGCGGGGCGAATGGAGCTGATGGCACTGGTAGTGCACGTAATTCTATTGCTTCGGTAGATAGTTTGCAAAATCTAAATAATAGCAACGGTGGCCATCGCTATCAGCGTTCGGTTAGCGATCGTCGCACTTCGTTTGATCGTGTATTTGCCGAACGTAATAAGGATTTTGTACCAATTGTGCAGCCAACGCGCCCTGTGCTCGCATCGTCGAACATCGAATGTGTATTAACCGATACAGAAAGGATGACTCTCATCGAGCGCTTGGGGAAGGGACGCTTGACATATCCAATAATGCAG
- the LOC128866234 gene encoding putative uncharacterized protein DDB_G0286901 isoform X4, with protein MVNTNKKATLATTTSTTTTKATTTNKSKQQRQTVGVAVAVGTTTWGSIGSVQQKQKQEPVQQQKEHSKRQQQQQRQEEQQQPDIDAKKNTKPKNQEKIDNNNKNDDRIVVESKQSNVKNHSNTHKQNNITDDGNSTQNSNKNSEPANNTLTTKTIATQTIKTPVISATDTKSKSMRKSDSIDSKENACIPKKQNDSCNQTKPISQEQQLPRKVTTDTINQSNNSNNNTRFNKNAKKHQQQAAGQAVGRNSQNNKNNNGNKSQNSKVFTNSNNKIRWKRVDNCSSIIFSTNHHYNNYNHSRNNNNNKSNKYRISNSNTSSIITDDDDDYRDDIADMTDTDSVYSHEWQKKSARYQQQQQSNKKTPSGSDLLTAALMVPCQKCNKTLTPSGGVTFANARQYRKSKSYMGGGANGADGTGSARNSIASVDSLQNLNNSNGGHRYQRSVSDRRTSFDRVFAERNKDFVPIVQPTRPVLASSNIECVLTDTERMTLIERLGKGRLTYPIMQSNR; from the coding sequence ATGGTGAATACCAACAAGAAAGCAACGTTGGCGACAACAACCTCAACGACGactacaaaagcaacaacaacgaatAAATCAAAACAACAACGGCAAACGGTTGGTGTTGCTGTAGCGGTCGGTACAACAACATGGGGTTCAATAGGTAGCGTCCAGCAGAAACAAAAGCAGGAACCAGTACagcaacaaaaagagcattcaaaaagacaacaacaacaacaacgacaggaagaacaacaacaaccagataTTGACGCTAAAAAGAATACCAAGCCTAAGAATCAGGAAAAgatcgacaacaacaacaaaaacgacgATCGAATCGTCGTTGAAAGTAAGCAGTCCAATGTTAAAAATCACAGCAATACCCATAAACAGAATAATATTACCGATGATGGCAACAGCAcgcaaaatagcaacaaaaacagtGAGCCGGCTAATAATACACTAACAACCAAAACAATTGCTACACAAACGATAAAAACACCGGTAATTTCCGCTACAGATACGAAATCGAAATCGATGCGAAAGAGCGACAGTATCGATAGTAAGGAAAATGCATGCatcccaaaaaaacaaaatgacagCTGCAATCAGACGAAACCAATATCGCAAGAGCAGCAATTGCCGCGTAAAGTGACAACGGACACAATAAAccaaagcaacaacagcaataataataCTCGCTTTAACAAGAATGCTAAGAAACATCAGCAACAAGCCGCCGGGCAAGCTGTTGGTCGAAATAGccagaacaacaaaaacaataacggtAACAAGAGCCAAAATAGCAAAGTTTTCacgaacagcaacaacaaaatccgtTGGAAGCGAGTTGACAACTGTAGCAGCATAATATTTAGCACTAATCATCATTACAATAATTATAACCACAGCaggaacaacaataataacaaaagcaacaaatatcGTATATCAAATTCTAACACATCCAGCATCATCACCGACGACGACGATGACTATCGTGATGATATTGCTGATATGACCGATACCGATTCGGTATACTCTCATGAGTGGCAGAAGAAAAGCGCACgttatcaacaacaacaacaatcaaataaaaaaacaccaagTGGTAGTGATTTATTGACCGCCGCACTGATGGTGCCTTGTCAAAAGTGCAACAAAACGCTAACGCCAAGTGGGGGGGTTACGTTCGCGAATGCGCGCCAATACCGCAAATCCAAGTCGTATATGGGTGGCGGGGCGAATGGAGCTGATGGCACTGGTAGTGCACGTAATTCTATTGCTTCGGTAGATAGTTTGCAAAATCTAAATAATAGCAACGGTGGCCATCGCTATCAGCGTTCGGTTAGCGATCGTCGCACTTCGTTTGATCGTGTATTTGCCGAACGTAATAAGGATTTTGTACCAATTGTGCAGCCAACGCGCCCTGTGCTCGCATCGTCGAACATCGAATGTGTATTAACCGATACAGAAAGGATGACTCTCATCGAGCGCTTGGGGAAGGGACGCTTGACATATCCAATAATGCAG